A genome region from Anopheles stephensi strain Indian chromosome 2, UCI_ANSTEP_V1.0, whole genome shotgun sequence includes the following:
- the LOC118505804 gene encoding LOW QUALITY PROTEIN: general transcription factor IIF subunit 1 (The sequence of the model RefSeq protein was modified relative to this genomic sequence to represent the inferred CDS: deleted 1 base in 1 codon): protein MSAPSNSKSGTGQPGASGSGAPVSVQEFVIRVPKNLKKKYHVMRFNATLNVDFTQWRTVKMERENNQKEFKGIEEVMPKFGAGSEFNRDLREEARRKRFGIIAKKYKPEAQPWILRAGGKSGKMFRGIREGGVGENAAFYVFTHAPDGAIEAYPLNEWYNFQPINRYKALSAEEAEQEYGRRKKTMNYFSLMFRKRLKKGEDNDGEEQEETKSKKGEGGKSKDLKISDMDEWIDSDEMSSSGDDDDEGKPKQKDSDDDAMDKKAKNKKKALADSKKKKRDVDEEAFEESDDGDEEGRELDYISDSSDSESDHDAKVVKEMKSVAEEDALRKLLTSDEDSEEEEKKSEEDEEKEDEKNGKSKEKDKDGKEKEGKEGKKKKKAKKNKSKKSESDKKDSSSDFSSDSSDSDTASAKKKLKDKKGKEGIGSNLSSANNSRSASPSISQFDSNKRKMTGSNMPTTDLTGSDNSNSPVSTPAKKVKTDITPSLPPTFAGIVNASSKDDYGITEEAVRRYLMRKPMTTTELLTKFKNKKTGVSSEKLVETMTQILKRINPVKQTIQGKMYLSIKVTK from the exons ATGAGTGCACCATCG AACTCGAAGAGCGGCACTGGTCAGCCAGGTGCATCGGGTTCGGGGGCTCCCGTGTCGGTGCAAGAGTTTGTAATTCGAGTGCCGAAGAATCTGAAAAAGAAGTACCATGTGATGCGGTTCAACGCCACGCTGAATGTGGATTTCACCCAGTGGCGGACGGTCAAGATGGAGCGCGAGAACAATCAGAAAGAATTCAAGGGAATCGAAGAGGTGATGCCGAAGTTCGGTGCCGGTTCGGAGTTTAATCGCGATCTGCGGGAAGAGGCCCGCCGCAAGCGGTTCGGCATAATTGCCAAAAAGTATAAGCCCGAGGCGCAACCATGGATTTTGCGTGCCGGTGGCAAGAGTGGCAAAATGTTTCGTGGCATCCGGGAGGGAGGTGTTGGCGAGAATGCAGCGTTCTACGTGTTCACACACGCACCGGATGGTGCGATTGAAGCGTACCCGCTTAACGAGTGGTACAATTTCCAACCGATCAACCGATACAAGGCATTGTCCGCCGAGGAAGCGGAGCAGGAGTACGGCAGGAGGAAGAAGACGATGAACTACTTCTCGCTGATGTTCCGGAAGCGGCTGAAGAAGGGCGAGGACAACGATGGCGAGGAGCAAGAGGAAACAAAGAGCAAGAAGGGAGAGGGCGGCAAGAGCAAGGATTTGAAGATCAGCGATATGGATGAATGGATCGATTCGGACGAGATGTCCTCGTCgggcgatgacgatgatgagggCAAGCCGAAGCAAAAGGACAGTGACGACGATGCCATGGACAAGAaggcaaagaacaaaaagaaagcgcTGGCAgacagcaagaaaaagaagcggGACGTGGATGAGGAAGCGTTTGAGGAGTCGGATGATGGTGACGAGGAGGGCCGCGAGCTGGACTACATATCGGACTCGAGCGACAGTGAATCGGACCACGACGCGAAGGTGGTGAAGGAGATGAAATCCGTCGCTGAGGAGGATGCTCTGCGGAAGCTGCTGACCTCGGATGAAGACTCGgaggaagaggaaaagaaatcgGAGGAGGACGAAGAGAAAGAGGACGAGAAGAACGGCAAATCGAAGGAGAAGGACAAGGAC GGCAAGGAGAAGGAAGGCAAGGagggcaagaagaaaaagaaagctaaGAAAAACAAGAGCAAAAAATCGGAATCGGACAAGAAGGATTCGTCGAGCGATTTCAGCTCGGACAGTTCGGATTCGGATACGGCTAGCGCGAAGAAGAAGTTGAAGGACAAAAAGGGCAAGGAAGGCATCGGGTCGAATTTGTCCAGTGCGAACAATTCGCGCTCCGCCTCGCCCAGCATAAGCCAGTTCGATTCGAATAAGCGCAAAATGACCGGCTCCAACATGCCAACGACGGATCTGACCGGGTCGGACAATAGCAACAGTCCGGTGTCTACGCCGGCGAAGAAAGTAAAGACGGACATTACGCCATCGCTTCCGCCCACGTTTGCTGGAATCGTAAACGCGTCCAGCAAAGA TGATTACGGCATAACGGAAGAGGCAGTTCGGCGGTACTTGATGCGCAAACCGATGACCACCACGGAACTGCTTACCAAGTTCAAGAACAAGAAGACGGGTGTATCCAGCGAGAAGCTGGTGGAAACGATGACCCAAATACTGAAGCGAATCAACCCGGTAAAGCAGACGATACAGGGCAAAATGTATCTTAGTATAAAGGTAACGAAATAA
- the LOC118505821 gene encoding protein misato, with product MAREILTFQLGNYSNYIGTHWWNIQESSFNYDPNAEPSEIDHSILYREGQTRQRQVTFTPRLLMVDLAGTLKHVPRTGDLYEQPIDPEQIPSDPAEITDLEWETGKVEVIKKEKSAEKHPYQVDLQAGTSGNSAEAAEKDYNFSDTVENWIDYSYTRYHPRSINIIERYTHSPEESQLDTITNGMELWKDYDFQDDFTDRVRQYIEECDGCQGFQTLFDCCDGFSGIAVKLLEHLQDEYGKASLVFPVFPPKAPIFKSADEAMSDSIRVINSALAFTQLSEHCSLFVPLSTMARCWRSVDEPRALPNLIYDPVNYYQTSAILASFLETATLRYRLKGAVTAGAGGYVSGMCSDLNAYGRRMAAAGLAFPFPLGSTQDLIDCLDQLEGKSLTVQLSPNVKVRNRAVVQSVCARGLPQNRLKRPPTAKSAQRQQIMPAYRCSNVSEMLQFFYSCSLEVSMSHVTSVKAPMTIRQPFPVELFDKRVGFDGFLTDCPLAQASLAYVQSCPSLAAIQSSADLGDGLDALHREVSRIRLAKIARFAECGLEEVDYKESIERLLEFKENYDENYEL from the exons ATGGCACGTGAAATCTTAACATTCCAGCTGGGCAACTATTCCAACTACATCGGTACGCATTGGTGGAACATACAG GAATCATCATTCAACTATGATCCGAACGCAGAACCGTCCGAAATCGATCATTCGATCCTGTATCGCGAGGGCCAAACGAGACAGCGACAGGTTACCTTCACACCACGTCTCCTGATGGTGGATTTGGCCGGTACGCTCAAGCATGTACCACGCACCGGAGATCTTTACGAACAACCGATCGATCCGGAACAAATCCCGTCCGATCCTGCCGAGATTACTGACCTCGAATGGGAAACCGGAAAGGTCGAGGTCATCAAGAAGGAAAAGTCCGCCGAGAAGCATCCCTACCAGGTGGACCTTCAGGCAGGTACTTCGGGCAACAGTGCGGAGGCAGCGGAAAAGGATTACAATTTTTCCGATACGGTTGAAAATTGGATTGACTACAGCTACACCCGGTATCATCCGCGCAGCATTAACATCATCGAACGGTACACCCATTCGCCGGAAGAGTCCCAGCTCGACACGATTACGAACGGTATGGAGCTGTGGAAGGATTACGACTTTCAGGATGACTTTACCGACCGCGTGCGGCAGTACATCGAAGAGTGCGACGGTTGTCAAGGATTCCAAACGCTGTTTGATTGCTGTGATGGATTTTCCGGAATCGCCGTCAAGCTGCTCGAGCATCTGCAGGATGAGTACGGGAAAGCATCGCTCGTGTTCCCGGTGTTCCCGCCCAAAGCTCCGATCTTCAAAAGCGCCGATGAAGCGATGAGTGACTCGATACGCGTCATTAACAGTGCGCTCGCTTTTACGCAATTATCCGAGCATTGTTCGCTGTTTGTGCCACTGTCAACCATGGCGCGTTGCTGGCGCAGCGTGGATGAACCACGCGCGCTTCCTAATCTGATATACGATCCGGTAAATTACTATCAAACATCTGCCATTCTGGCGAGCTTTTTAGAAACCGCAACGTTGCGCTACCGTTTGAAGGGCGCCGTTACTGCCGGTGCGGGGGGTTATGTGTCAGGAATGTGTAGCGATTTGAACGCTTACGGGCGAAGGATGGCTGCCGCTGGATTAGCGTTTCCGTTTCCGCTGGGAAGCACGCAAGATTTGATAGACTGTCTCGATCAGTTGGAAGGCAAGAGCTTAACCGTACAGCTTTCTCCAAACGTAAAGGTGCGCAATCGTGCCGTCGTACAGTCCGTCTGTGCTCGGGGTTTGCCCCAGAATCGTCTGAAAAGACCACCAACGGCCAAGTCGGCCCAACGGCAGCAGATCATGCCCGCGTACCGATGCAGTAATGTGAGTGAAATGTTACAATTCTTCTATTCCTGCAGTCTCGAGGTTAGCATGTCGCACGTAACTTCAGTTAAAGCGCCCATGACCATTCGGCAACCGTTCCCGGTGGAACTGTTCGATAAACGGGTTGGGTTCGATGGTTTCCTCACGGACTGCCCGCTGGCACAAGCTTCCCTGGCGTACGTACAGAGCTGCCCGTCGTTAGCTGCAATTCAATCGTCTGCCGACttgggagacggtctggatgcaCTGCATCGGGAGGTTAGCCGAATTCGGTTAGCGAAAATAGCGCGATTTGCTGAGTGTGGTTTGGAAGAGGTGGACTACAAGGAATCGATCGAGCGGCTGCTGGAGTTTAAGGAGAATTATGATGAAAACTATGAGCTGTAG